A single window of Gossypium arboreum isolate Shixiya-1 chromosome 13, ASM2569848v2, whole genome shotgun sequence DNA harbors:
- the LOC108463685 gene encoding metacaspase-4: MGKKAVLIGINYPGTKAELKGCINDVKRMYKCLTERYGFSEEDITVLIDTDNSYDQPTGKNIRRALNDLVRSAEPGDFLFVHYSGHGTRLPAETGDDDDTGYDECIVPCDMNLITDDDFRELVDKVPKGSRITIVSDSCHSGGLIDEAKEQIGDSSKPQDSESESGSGGFRSFLHHTVQDAFESRGIHVPSRLRHRDHHHDKEEVDDRGVNEDYDDSGYVKSRSLPLSTLIEMLKQKTGKDDIDVGKLRPTLFDMFGEDASPKVKKFMNIIMTKLQGSGDDGEGGGFMGKVGNLALQFLKQKLDDDEGYGKPALETEMSSKQEAYAGAGKHSLPDSGILISGCQTDQTSADASPSGNASKAYGALSNAIQTIIADSDGSITNKELVLKARQMLKKQGFTQQPGLYCCDHHVRAPFVCEY; the protein is encoded by the exons ATGGGGAAGAAAGCTGTGTTGATTGGAATCAACTATCCAGGTACAAAGGCTGAACTGAAAGGCTGCATAAACGATGTGAAGAGAATGTACAAATGCCTTACAGAACGCTATGGATTCTCTGAAGAAGACATCACGGTATTGATAGACACCGATAATTCTTATGATCAACCCACAGGGAAGAACATCAGAAGGGCTTTGAATGATCTTGTGAGATCGGCTGAGCCTGGGGATTTTCTGTTTGTGCACTACAGTGGCCATGGGACTAGGCTTCCTGCTGAGACTGGGGACGATGATGATACTGGCTACGATGAGTGCATCGTCCCCTGCGATATGAATCTCATCACTG ATGATGATTTCAGAGAGTTGGTGGATAAAGTCCCAAAAGGTAGCCGCATTACAATCGTATCAGATTCATGCCACAGTGGGGGATTGATTGATGAGGCCAAAGAGCAAATAGGTGATAGCTCTAAGCCCCAagattcagaatcagaatcaggttCAGGTGGGTTCAGGAGCTTCTTGCACCACACTGTACAAGATGCATTTGAATCTCGTGGAATTCATGTTCCTTCTAGATTACGCCACCGCGATCACCACCATGATAAGGAAGAGGTGGATGACAGGGGAGTGAATGAAGACTATGATGACAGTGGCTACGTCAAAAGCAGATCTCTGCCCCTCTCAACTCTAATTGAAATGCTCAAGCAGAAAACTGGCAAAGATGATATTGATGTTGGGAAGCTAAGGCCAACCCTTTTTGATATGTTCGGCGAAGATGCAAGCCCCAAAGTGAAGAAGTTTATGAACATCATTATGACCAAACTGCAGGGGAGTGGTGATGACGGTGAAGGGGGTGGTTTCATGGGGAAGGTTGGGAATCTGGCACTACAGTTTCTTAAACAAAAGCTGGATGATGACGAAGGATACGGGAAACCGGCACTTGAGACTGAAATGAGTAGCAAGCAAGAGGCTTATGCAGGAGCTGGTAAGCACTCTCTTCCTGACAGTGGAATTCTTATCAGCGGCTGCCAGACCGACCAAACTTCAGCGGATGCCAGCCCATCAGGGAATGCAAGCAAAGCTTATGGAGCACTTAGCAATGCTATTCAAACCATAATTGCCGACTCAGATGGCTCAATTACTAATAAAGAGCTTGTTCTGAAGGCCAGGCAGATGCTCAAAAAACAGGGCTTCACTCAGCAACCCGGCCTTTATTGCTGCGACCATCATGTTAGAGCTCCATTTGTCTGCGAATACTAA